From a single Bacillus sp. NEB1478 genomic region:
- the addA gene encoding helicase-exonuclease AddAB subunit AddA, with product MKTLIPKPEGSTWTDEQWQAIQARGENILVAAAAGSGKTAVLVERIITMIREQSADVDRLLIVTFTNAAAAEMRKRIGEAIDKELSLHPSSLHLRRQLNLLNKASISTLHSFCIEVLRKHYYETDLDPGFRVSEETEAELIRQEVIEDLFEEEYSKGEDHAFYQVVDAYSSDRNDIDLQKLVLSLYDFARSHPDPESWLDQMAQNYNVSHLSIDDLPWTKELLLDIGLQIEGLKAMTIRANELAESPGGPAAYVSALQEDLQFLNELNQAKNSWNSLYEIFQNFEPAKLKAVRGQEVDEILKEKVKGMRDTIKKRLSTMKEEYFERHPESYVTHIEEMAPIVLELTSLVKEFGRRYSQAKREKSLVDFGDLEHYCLHVLKGEGSTMDHPVPSDAANEYRERFVEVLVDEYQDTNFVQESIVRLVAKDEDQGNMFMVGDVKQSIYRFRLAEPLLFLSKYKQFTKEGGAGLRIDLAKNFRSRESVLHATNYLFRQIMNETVGEIEYSEDAELKLGASYYPEFENNEPELILINKSEPAVDEEGLDTGEMEKSELETVQLEARVIAEKIKEIIGANGEPPHLVFDKYTKSMRPAKYKDIVMLFRATSAWAPVILEEFKQQGIPAYAELSTGYFDATEIHVMMSLLKVIDNPLQDIPLASVLRSPLVGMSGEELAIVRLIQKKDNYLGAAEQYSKSGSDPAIREKVSFFLEKLDTWRNQARQGSLADLIWDIYRETGYFDYVGGLPGGKQRQANLRALYDRAKMYESTSFRGLFRFLRFIERMQERGKDLGAARALGEQEDVVRIMTIHKSKGLEFPIVFVGGLNKQFNTRDLKEKVLLHKELGLGTQYINPQYRVMYPTLPKLAITGRKKMELIAEEMRVLYVALTRAKEKLYLIGTVNDIEKSADKWSDSLYEESWLLPDFERTQVMSYLDWIGPAVIRHKNAAPILAHLQSSEQGRGEVFIDQADWKITILPASDYEELNIEQKQDQQELITTLQKGETVGLTSEANEKIIQRLEWRYEYSQSSVTRSKQSVTEIKKQFQSHDEYSGTDLVKVAQPVIHERPRFMQEAQLNAAEAGTAMHMVMQHIDFNSSISLEDLEEQLAAMTAKELLTEEQARYIQLPQIKAFIEGPLGRRIIEIGNIHREIPFSLALPLSETKTGWSGEEDEHILVQGVIDCLVEEDDGFILVDYKTDKITNRFTNGFIGAKQVLLDRYEVQLTLYAKAIERILKKPVKESYLYFFDGGHILQVK from the coding sequence TTGAAAACGTTAATTCCTAAACCTGAAGGTTCTACCTGGACAGATGAACAATGGCAGGCGATTCAAGCAAGAGGTGAAAATATTCTCGTAGCTGCTGCCGCTGGATCCGGAAAGACGGCTGTCCTTGTTGAACGAATAATTACGATGATTCGGGAACAATCTGCTGATGTTGACAGACTGCTTATCGTAACGTTTACAAATGCAGCAGCTGCAGAAATGAGAAAGAGAATTGGTGAAGCGATCGATAAAGAACTGTCACTGCATCCTTCTTCGCTGCATTTGAGAAGACAGCTGAATTTACTCAATAAAGCTTCAATCTCAACTCTCCATTCGTTCTGTATTGAAGTACTTCGAAAACATTATTACGAAACGGATCTGGACCCCGGTTTTCGTGTGTCAGAGGAAACAGAAGCAGAACTGATTCGCCAAGAAGTGATCGAGGATTTGTTTGAAGAAGAATACAGCAAGGGGGAAGATCACGCTTTTTATCAAGTAGTGGACGCCTATAGTTCCGACCGAAATGACATCGATCTGCAAAAGCTTGTGCTGTCACTCTATGATTTTGCAAGAAGCCACCCAGATCCTGAGAGCTGGCTTGATCAAATGGCTCAAAACTATAATGTGAGTCATTTATCAATCGATGATCTGCCTTGGACAAAAGAGCTTCTCTTGGACATTGGATTGCAGATTGAAGGTCTTAAAGCAATGACAATCCGTGCAAATGAGCTTGCCGAATCCCCAGGTGGTCCGGCGGCATATGTTTCTGCGTTACAAGAAGACTTGCAGTTCCTGAACGAATTAAATCAGGCTAAGAACAGCTGGAATTCTTTATACGAAATCTTTCAAAACTTTGAACCAGCAAAGTTAAAAGCAGTGCGAGGACAAGAAGTTGATGAAATTCTAAAAGAAAAAGTAAAAGGTATGAGGGATACCATTAAGAAACGTCTAAGTACGATGAAAGAAGAGTACTTTGAACGCCATCCAGAATCATATGTCACCCATATTGAAGAAATGGCTCCGATTGTTCTTGAATTAACCTCTTTAGTAAAGGAATTCGGCCGACGATATTCACAAGCAAAACGAGAAAAGTCACTCGTTGATTTCGGAGATCTGGAGCACTATTGCCTGCATGTATTAAAAGGTGAAGGATCAACAATGGATCATCCAGTACCATCAGATGCTGCAAATGAGTACCGTGAACGTTTTGTTGAAGTTTTAGTTGATGAATACCAAGATACAAACTTTGTACAAGAATCAATCGTACGGCTTGTAGCAAAAGATGAAGATCAAGGCAACATGTTCATGGTGGGTGATGTAAAACAGTCGATCTATCGCTTTCGGTTAGCTGAACCACTGCTTTTTTTATCAAAATATAAGCAGTTTACAAAAGAAGGTGGAGCAGGTCTCAGAATTGATCTCGCTAAAAACTTCAGAAGCCGTGAAAGTGTGCTTCACGCTACTAATTATCTGTTCAGACAGATTATGAATGAGACAGTTGGAGAGATCGAATATAGTGAAGATGCTGAACTTAAGCTAGGCGCATCTTATTATCCTGAGTTCGAAAACAATGAGCCAGAATTAATTTTAATAAATAAAAGCGAGCCGGCAGTTGATGAAGAAGGTTTGGATACAGGTGAAATGGAAAAGTCTGAGCTTGAAACCGTTCAGCTTGAAGCAAGAGTAATCGCTGAAAAGATTAAAGAAATTATTGGTGCAAATGGTGAACCTCCACACCTTGTTTTTGATAAATATACAAAATCGATGCGTCCTGCAAAATATAAAGATATCGTTATGCTTTTTCGTGCAACATCAGCTTGGGCTCCTGTTATTTTGGAAGAGTTTAAACAACAAGGAATTCCTGCTTATGCTGAATTATCTACTGGATATTTCGATGCAACCGAAATTCATGTTATGATGTCTCTTTTAAAAGTGATCGATAATCCGCTGCAGGATATTCCCTTGGCTTCCGTTCTCCGTTCACCACTAGTTGGCATGTCTGGAGAAGAGCTTGCTATTGTACGCCTTATCCAAAAAAAGGATAACTACCTTGGAGCTGCCGAGCAGTACAGTAAGAGCGGAAGTGATCCTGCTATTCGTGAAAAGGTTTCGTTCTTTTTAGAAAAGCTGGATACATGGAGGAATCAGGCCAGACAAGGCTCACTCGCAGACTTGATCTGGGATATTTATAGAGAAACAGGCTATTTTGACTATGTCGGCGGCCTTCCCGGAGGAAAGCAAAGACAAGCTAATTTAAGAGCGTTGTACGACCGGGCTAAAATGTATGAGAGTACATCTTTCCGCGGACTTTTCCGCTTTCTTCGTTTTATTGAAAGAATGCAGGAACGTGGAAAAGATTTAGGGGCCGCTAGAGCACTTGGTGAGCAAGAAGATGTAGTTAGGATCATGACGATTCATAAAAGTAAAGGGCTGGAGTTTCCGATTGTGTTCGTAGGAGGCTTGAATAAACAGTTCAATACACGGGATCTAAAAGAAAAGGTGCTGCTTCATAAAGAGCTTGGTCTCGGAACGCAATATATCAATCCGCAATACCGTGTGATGTACCCGACACTTCCGAAGCTTGCAATTACAGGGCGCAAGAAGATGGAACTCATAGCAGAAGAGATGCGAGTTCTCTATGTGGCGCTGACGCGTGCAAAAGAGAAATTGTATCTAATTGGAACAGTGAATGATATTGAGAAATCAGCAGACAAATGGAGTGATTCCCTTTATGAGGAAAGCTGGCTGTTACCTGATTTTGAGCGTACCCAAGTAATGAGTTATCTTGATTGGATTGGACCAGCCGTTATCCGTCATAAAAATGCAGCGCCGATATTGGCTCATTTACAATCTAGTGAACAGGGCCGTGGGGAAGTGTTCATCGATCAGGCAGACTGGAAAATTACGATTCTCCCAGCTAGTGATTATGAGGAACTGAATATTGAACAAAAACAAGATCAGCAAGAGCTGATAACGACGCTGCAAAAAGGTGAAACAGTTGGATTAACGAGTGAAGCTAATGAAAAAATCATACAGCGCCTAGAGTGGAGATATGAATATTCACAGTCGTCTGTTACCCGATCTAAGCAATCTGTTACCGAGATAAAAAAGCAGTTTCAAAGCCATGATGAATACAGCGGTACCGACTTGGTAAAAGTGGCACAGCCTGTCATCCACGAACGTCCGAGATTTATGCAGGAAGCACAGCTGAATGCAGCAGAAGCAGGGACAGCGATGCACATGGTTATGCAGCACATTGATTTCAACTCATCTATATCATTAGAAGATTTGGAAGAACAACTTGCGGCAATGACTGCAAAAGAACTCTTAACTGAAGAACAAGCTCGTTACATTCAACTTCCGCAAATTAAAGCTTTCATAGAAGGTCCATTAGGAAGAAGAATCATCGAGATTGGAAACATTCATCGAGAGATCCCTTTCAGTCTGGCACTTCCTTTGTCAGAAACAAAGACAGGATGGAGCGGGGAGGAAGATGAGCACATACTCGTTCAAGGTGTGATAGATTGTTTAGTTGAAGAAGACGATGGTTTTATATTAGTTGATTATAAAACAGACAAAATTACAAATCGATTTACTAACGGATTCATAGGTGCAAAACAAGTGCTGCTTGATCGTTATGAAGTGCAGCTTACTTTATATGCAAAGGCGATTGAACGGATTTTAAAGAAGCCTGTAAAAGAAAGCTATCTGTACTTTTTTGATGGCGGACATATTTTACAAGTTAAATAG
- the addB gene encoding helicase-exonuclease AddAB subunit AddB encodes MSLQFILGRSGSGKSHSVFQDIQQKLADDPSGSPIIYLVPDQMTFQSEYKLAGTPGLNGMMRAQVYSFSRLAWRILGETGGMTRLHITSSGVRMMLRKIIENKKEELKIFKKASEQNGFYELLEMMMTELKRYCVSSEHLTYNAETLLSLGQKENNKKVLKDKLSDLSVISSALEKALAEQYLDSEDYLRLLQEKIAYSEMIKNCEIYIDGFHSFTPQELEVTAALMQHAKKVTIALTVDPSQENGSEPHELDVFYMTIRTRQVLSQKAQELGVELMEPVLRYETPKFRSHAISHIEKHYDTRPAMTFPDSSGIHIGAAVNLRLEVEGAARKIIELVRDHGYRYRDIAVTVRNSGSYQPLIETVFADYDIPVFLDQKKSMLHHPLIELIRSSLDIVLKNWRYEAVFRAVKTELLYPADEISKTTTEIRRGMDELENYVLALGIQGSRWTDSKPWQYKRFRGFEAEDFGKTTRDDEKEQLFNDLREMIVSPLKRLSRRLSSSKTIKDYCSALYTFLEELSIPLKLEKMRFRSESDGKLRAAREHGQVWNAVLNLLDEMVELTGKEELSKETWTQMLDTGLESMKFALVPPSLDQVLAGTIERSRFTDVKVNFILGVNDGVIPAKPKDDGLLSEDERDALSKNGVELAPSSRRKLLDEQFMIYLALTNASDRLYVSYALADEEGKTLQPSMVIGRLQDLFPALNEELYQNEPSIEGSMDFIQHPLKSISCLSVQLREWKRGYPISPIWWDVYNWSITNHKYGHYAAKTISSLFYLNREAKLSEEVSRELYGETILTSISRMELFQSCPFSQFASYGLKLKERQMYKLEAPDIGQLFHAALKQMNDALQQRRVSWSDLSKGDCYRMAGDIVELLAPQLQHEILLSSNRHLYIKKKLKEVVGKASHVLSEHAKASGFTPAGLELAFGTGGTLPPLMYKLPNGTTMEVVGRIDRVDTAESSNGLLMRIIDYKSSSTGLSLSELYHGIALQMLTYLDVAVTHSEKWLGKESIPAGVLYFHVHNPLLNKKKLLSVEEIEQEILKKFKMKGLVLADEEAVNLMDSTMEKRSNIVPVALTAKGFHKTQSSVATSPHFQTMRNHVRKKAVDSGAGITNGIIDISPYEMSKKTPCTYCSYKPVCQFDQTLDENQYRQLRSEKDEIILEKMMQEGGDLI; translated from the coding sequence ATGAGTTTGCAATTTATTTTGGGGCGATCCGGCAGCGGAAAGTCCCACTCTGTCTTTCAGGACATCCAACAAAAGTTGGCAGATGATCCATCTGGAAGTCCTATTATTTATTTAGTACCAGATCAGATGACATTTCAATCAGAATACAAACTTGCAGGTACACCAGGTTTGAACGGAATGATGAGAGCCCAAGTCTATAGTTTCTCAAGGCTAGCCTGGCGTATTCTTGGTGAAACAGGGGGTATGACGCGGCTTCACATCACAAGTTCTGGAGTACGGATGATGCTCAGAAAGATTATTGAGAACAAAAAAGAAGAACTTAAGATCTTTAAGAAAGCATCAGAGCAGAATGGTTTTTATGAATTACTAGAAATGATGATGACAGAGCTGAAGCGATATTGTGTATCTTCAGAGCATTTAACTTATAATGCAGAAACGCTTTTAAGTCTTGGTCAGAAAGAAAACAATAAGAAGGTACTGAAAGATAAATTATCCGATTTGAGCGTAATTTCAAGTGCGCTGGAAAAGGCGCTGGCTGAACAATATTTAGATTCAGAAGATTACTTGAGATTGCTGCAGGAAAAAATCGCTTATTCAGAAATGATCAAGAACTGTGAAATTTATATAGACGGTTTTCACTCGTTTACACCTCAGGAGCTAGAAGTAACAGCAGCATTGATGCAGCATGCGAAAAAAGTAACCATTGCACTTACTGTAGATCCATCACAAGAAAATGGGTCTGAACCTCATGAATTAGATGTGTTTTATATGACGATAAGAACTAGGCAAGTATTATCACAAAAAGCACAAGAACTTGGTGTGGAATTGATGGAGCCGGTTTTACGCTATGAAACTCCGAAATTCAGATCGCATGCTATTTCACATATTGAAAAACATTATGATACAAGACCTGCAATGACTTTTCCAGATTCATCAGGAATACATATTGGAGCAGCGGTTAATTTAAGATTAGAAGTAGAAGGAGCAGCACGGAAGATTATTGAGCTGGTTCGTGATCATGGATACAGATATCGTGATATCGCCGTAACTGTCCGTAACTCAGGAAGCTACCAGCCATTGATCGAAACCGTTTTTGCCGATTATGACATTCCTGTATTTTTAGATCAGAAAAAATCGATGCTTCATCATCCGCTGATCGAATTGATTCGTTCTTCCTTAGATATTGTGCTGAAAAATTGGAGGTATGAGGCAGTTTTCCGAGCGGTCAAAACAGAATTGCTATACCCGGCTGATGAGATCAGCAAAACGACAACAGAGATCAGAAGAGGTATGGACGAACTAGAAAACTATGTACTTGCTCTTGGTATACAAGGAAGTAGATGGACAGACTCTAAACCATGGCAATATAAGAGATTCAGAGGGTTTGAAGCCGAAGATTTTGGTAAAACTACACGCGATGATGAGAAAGAACAACTATTCAATGATTTGCGTGAAATGATTGTTTCACCATTAAAACGCTTGTCTAGGAGACTGTCTTCAAGTAAGACGATTAAAGATTATTGCAGTGCGCTTTATACATTTCTAGAGGAGCTCAGCATCCCTTTAAAACTTGAAAAAATGAGATTCAGATCCGAATCTGACGGGAAACTTCGGGCAGCAAGAGAGCACGGTCAAGTGTGGAATGCTGTGCTGAACCTATTAGATGAGATGGTTGAACTAACCGGAAAAGAAGAACTTTCAAAAGAAACTTGGACGCAGATGCTGGATACAGGGCTAGAAAGCATGAAATTTGCATTAGTTCCTCCATCACTGGATCAAGTTCTTGCAGGAACAATCGAACGATCCCGATTTACTGATGTAAAAGTGAATTTTATTTTAGGTGTTAACGATGGTGTTATTCCTGCAAAACCAAAAGATGACGGTCTATTATCTGAAGATGAACGAGATGCTCTTTCCAAAAATGGTGTCGAACTTGCACCTTCATCACGCCGTAAATTGCTTGATGAACAGTTTATGATTTATTTGGCTTTAACAAATGCCAGTGACCGTCTATATGTGTCGTATGCTCTTGCCGATGAAGAAGGGAAAACCCTGCAGCCCTCAATGGTTATTGGGCGTCTTCAAGACCTTTTTCCGGCATTAAATGAAGAGCTGTATCAAAATGAACCATCTATAGAAGGAAGTATGGACTTTATTCAACATCCTTTAAAAAGTATATCCTGCCTAAGCGTTCAGCTTCGCGAATGGAAAAGGGGATATCCGATTTCGCCGATATGGTGGGATGTGTACAATTGGTCCATAACTAATCATAAATATGGCCATTATGCTGCAAAAACGATATCCAGTTTGTTTTATTTAAACCGAGAAGCGAAATTAAGCGAAGAAGTTTCCAGAGAACTGTACGGTGAAACAATCCTAACAAGTATTTCGCGCATGGAACTTTTTCAGTCTTGTCCGTTTTCTCAATTTGCATCGTATGGATTGAAATTGAAGGAGCGGCAGATGTACAAGCTCGAAGCTCCCGATATCGGACAGCTTTTTCATGCTGCGTTAAAGCAGATGAACGATGCATTGCAGCAGAGAAGAGTGTCTTGGAGCGATCTCTCAAAAGGGGATTGTTACCGTATGGCTGGAGATATTGTAGAATTATTGGCTCCACAGCTTCAGCATGAAATCTTACTGAGTTCGAATCGGCACCTTTATATAAAAAAGAAATTGAAAGAAGTGGTCGGGAAAGCTTCTCATGTGCTGAGTGAGCATGCAAAAGCAAGCGGTTTTACGCCGGCCGGACTGGAACTTGCGTTTGGGACAGGCGGGACATTGCCGCCTCTCATGTACAAACTTCCAAACGGTACAACCATGGAAGTTGTCGGCCGTATTGATAGGGTCGATACAGCAGAAAGTTCTAATGGGTTATTAATGCGTATTATCGATTATAAATCCAGCTCTACTGGATTGAGTTTATCTGAGCTTTATCATGGAATTGCGCTGCAAATGCTTACGTATCTTGATGTAGCAGTTACTCATTCAGAAAAGTGGCTTGGTAAAGAATCGATACCGGCAGGTGTGCTTTATTTTCATGTTCATAATCCATTGCTGAATAAGAAGAAGTTATTATCTGTCGAAGAGATTGAGCAGGAAATTTTGAAAAAGTTCAAAATGAAGGGTCTTGTGCTAGCAGATGAAGAAGCGGTAAACCTGATGGATAGCACAATGGAGAAACGTTCAAATATCGTTCCAGTTGCTCTGACGGCAAAAGGATTTCACAAAACACAGTCTTCTGTTGCAACTAGCCCGCATTTTCAAACTATGCGTAACCATGTGCGCAAGAAAGCAGTGGACAGCGGTGCAGGAATTACGAATGGAATCATTGATATATCGCCATATGAGATGAGTAAAAAAACGCCTTGTACGTATTGTTCTTATAAACCTGTCTGTCAGTTTGATCAGACACTCGATGAAAATCAGTATCGTCAGCTAAGATCAGAAAAAGATGAAATTATTTTAGAGAAAATGATGCAGGAAGGAGGGGACTTAATTTGA
- a CDS encoding GGDEF domain-containing protein, translated as MRDLFVITDHRSETISSLLRWFFVIVCVPLFYYNPIASVLNFNKETFPLLLTIGIAYMGATQFVLWRFHEKSYYYRIFTRGGIVFDFIVYSWLLLLTGNSESPFIPVGYLIVIHAAIYWRLKGSIVLAAAIFTGFVSLFLYDAGYLETKTFFNFFINSTFLWLIALYGGVLASKERQNFFEKNMYQLQSVQDYLTGLFNHRKFQEDVLEKTKHESSFTLVFCDIDHFKKVNDVHGHVVGDEVLKLVSSVFTRYLPMKEGTAYRYGGEEFAWIIHTDKESAVKRSIEQVNDHLKKYPYRLNQGVLPVTLSYGIAVHHPGEKPANLIKRADTLLYDAKTSGRNTFKVDHKKEIS; from the coding sequence ATGAGAGACTTATTTGTAATAACAGATCATCGTTCAGAGACAATCTCGTCACTTTTACGGTGGTTTTTTGTAATCGTTTGCGTACCCTTATTTTATTACAATCCGATTGCGAGCGTATTGAACTTTAATAAAGAGACATTTCCTTTACTTTTAACAATAGGAATTGCTTATATGGGAGCTACTCAGTTTGTTCTATGGCGCTTTCATGAGAAATCCTATTACTATCGGATATTTACGCGTGGAGGTATTGTTTTTGATTTTATCGTATACTCGTGGCTGCTGCTCCTTACCGGAAATTCAGAAAGTCCGTTTATTCCAGTAGGTTATTTGATTGTAATCCATGCTGCGATTTACTGGAGACTAAAAGGTTCTATCGTTTTAGCTGCCGCCATATTTACAGGATTCGTATCCCTATTCTTGTATGATGCAGGATATTTAGAAACAAAAACCTTTTTTAATTTCTTTATTAACAGTACTTTTTTGTGGCTGATTGCTTTATATGGCGGGGTATTAGCTTCGAAGGAACGACAGAACTTTTTTGAGAAAAACATGTATCAGCTTCAGTCTGTTCAAGATTATTTAACCGGTCTTTTCAATCATCGTAAATTTCAAGAAGATGTATTAGAAAAAACAAAACATGAATCTTCCTTTACACTTGTTTTTTGTGATATTGATCATTTTAAAAAAGTGAACGATGTTCATGGACATGTTGTTGGTGACGAAGTGCTGAAGCTTGTTTCTTCTGTCTTCACACGGTATTTACCAATGAAAGAAGGAACTGCATACCGTTATGGGGGAGAAGAATTTGCCTGGATCATACATACAGATAAAGAATCGGCAGTTAAGAGATCGATCGAACAAGTGAATGACCATTTAAAAAAATACCCCTACAGATTAAACCAAGGGGTTCTGCCTGTAACATTAAGCTATGGTATCGCCGTCCATCATCCTGGCGAAAAGCCAGCAAATCTCATTAAAAGAGCGGATACACTTCTTTACGATGCGAAAACATCGGGAAGAAATACATTCAAAGTAGATCATAAAAAGGAAATCAGCTGA
- a CDS encoding GGDEF domain-containing protein: MEESQLDLRALKKDLYKRFIKSIPSMIDIHKKELHLYEDFNTFLSSFVEQYERVLEKFLRGIVHAVFLKEHRFQDFLKQAEEKAFRSGIHFLKHQRIPHRSLACFSTSIREAVLQEMKKVTKSEDIYIQLIMLDRWNHAAHRSITGFLSGFSSQQFKDLKEISIRDPLTNLYNRRYFYDCLESEIKNAKKIKMPITLVMFDINNFKHINDVYGHHAGDELLQQIAELAKRLKLSSGFRFGGDEFVFLLPGLNEEDSYLLVEKMENQLMNWNKDISLAYGAIELLNDAYENIDYYLQLADERMYSNKREIKT; the protein is encoded by the coding sequence ATGGAAGAAAGCCAACTAGACCTGCGCGCACTCAAAAAAGATTTGTATAAAAGATTTATAAAATCCATCCCATCTATGATTGATATACATAAAAAAGAGCTGCATTTATATGAAGATTTTAATACTTTTCTTAGCAGCTTTGTTGAACAATATGAGCGGGTGCTGGAAAAATTTTTACGCGGAATTGTACATGCTGTGTTTTTGAAAGAACATCGTTTTCAAGACTTCTTGAAACAAGCTGAGGAAAAAGCGTTTCGCTCAGGTATTCATTTTTTGAAGCATCAGCGTATTCCGCACCGTTCTCTCGCTTGTTTCTCAACAAGTATAAGAGAAGCCGTACTGCAAGAGATGAAGAAAGTCACTAAAAGTGAAGATATTTACATTCAGCTTATCATGCTTGACCGATGGAACCATGCGGCTCATCGTTCGATAACAGGCTTTTTGAGCGGATTTTCTTCACAGCAATTTAAAGATTTAAAAGAGATCAGTATCAGGGATCCTTTAACGAATCTGTATAATCGCCGTTATTTTTATGATTGTCTGGAAAGTGAAATTAAAAATGCTAAGAAGATTAAAATGCCAATCACGCTTGTTATGTTTGACATTAATAACTTCAAACATATTAACGATGTTTACGGTCATCATGCCGGAGATGAACTTCTGCAGCAAATTGCTGAATTGGCTAAACGGCTAAAGCTTTCGTCTGGCTTTAGATTTGGAGGCGATGAGTTCGTATTCTTACTGCCAGGTTTAAATGAAGAAGATTCGTATCTTCTCGTCGAAAAAATGGAGAACCAGCTTATGAATTGGAATAAAGACATTTCGCTCGCCTATGGTGCTATAGAGCTCTTAAATGATGCATATGAAAATATTGACTATTATCTTCAACTAGCTGATGAACGAATGTATAGCAATAAACGGGAAATCAAGACATAA
- a CDS encoding serine/threonine protein kinase has translation MEHFIQLTRQLNREMIIESQSPFDPVCPINTPHPWKLIGCGNYAAVFLHPDYPAYVVKIYGREAHGLIQEKKVYEKLGEHPGYSVCYYTEDRFLILKRIEGVTLYDCVHKGVKIPEKVIYDIDEALNYAKKKGLFPVDVHGKNVMISNGRGIIVDVSDFLKQVECRKWADLRKAYFKFYKKTLYRFPIRIPYFVLNLVRIGYRYYRKLKYSIEKKLQ, from the coding sequence ATGGAACACTTTATCCAGCTTACAAGACAGTTAAATAGAGAAATGATTATAGAGAGTCAGAGTCCGTTTGATCCGGTATGCCCTATCAACACTCCTCATCCTTGGAAATTGATCGGCTGCGGAAACTATGCCGCAGTATTCCTTCATCCTGACTATCCCGCTTATGTTGTTAAAATCTATGGAAGAGAAGCGCATGGCCTTATCCAAGAAAAGAAGGTATATGAAAAACTGGGAGAGCATCCTGGCTATTCCGTATGCTATTATACGGAAGATCGATTCCTGATTTTAAAGAGAATTGAAGGGGTAACTCTCTATGATTGTGTTCATAAAGGTGTTAAAATTCCTGAAAAAGTCATTTATGATATCGATGAAGCTCTGAATTATGCGAAGAAAAAGGGCTTATTTCCTGTTGATGTTCATGGGAAGAATGTCATGATCAGTAACGGCAGAGGAATTATTGTCGATGTTTCTGACTTCTTAAAACAGGTAGAATGCAGAAAATGGGCAGATTTAAGAAAAGCCTACTTCAAATTTTACAAAAAAACACTTTACCGTTTCCCTATACGCATTCCATATTTTGTTTTAAATCTAGTTCGAATAGGGTATAGATATTATCGAAAGTTAAAATATTCTATCGAAAAGAAATTACAATAG
- a CDS encoding STAS domain-containing protein — MEVHLQQLGKKIVKHKYELAKKIDEVRIQHGQNPPELTEQVLQLRGELFSYFGEALYENLEEVERAFIEWGKRNGELAVQYEVPLDLALHSTRFYRIVLWDFIREEIKKQTSSAETVLKAASIIDPLLDEAVHAFSVAYVENNNKVLGLAREAIEELSVPVVRLTRSIAVLPLVGTIDTHRSKLIMETALERCTELQVEHLFIDLSGVPVIDTMVAHNLFKVINSLKLLGVEVTLSGMRPELAQTVVSLGISFDGISIAGNLYQQLEAMGFESKTK, encoded by the coding sequence ATGGAAGTTCATTTGCAGCAATTGGGGAAGAAAATCGTAAAACATAAATACGAACTAGCAAAAAAAATTGATGAAGTAAGAATCCAGCATGGTCAAAATCCACCGGAGCTCACTGAACAAGTACTTCAATTACGCGGAGAACTCTTTTCATATTTTGGAGAAGCGTTATATGAAAATTTAGAAGAAGTAGAAAGAGCATTCATCGAATGGGGAAAAAGAAATGGAGAACTTGCTGTTCAGTATGAAGTTCCTCTTGATCTGGCATTGCACAGTACCCGTTTTTACAGAATTGTATTATGGGATTTTATTAGAGAAGAGATAAAAAAGCAGACATCCTCTGCAGAAACGGTGTTAAAAGCAGCCTCCATTATAGATCCACTGCTCGATGAAGCCGTTCACGCGTTTAGTGTAGCTTATGTAGAAAACAACAATAAAGTATTGGGACTTGCACGTGAAGCGATCGAAGAATTATCTGTACCCGTTGTCCGTCTTACTCGATCGATTGCAGTACTCCCGCTTGTTGGGACAATTGATACACATCGTTCAAAGCTTATAATGGAAACAGCTTTGGAGAGATGCACCGAGTTACAGGTAGAACATCTATTTATAGATTTATCAGGAGTACCAGTTATTGACACGATGGTTGCACACAATTTATTTAAAGTAATCAATTCCTTAAAATTATTAGGTGTTGAAGTGACATTAAGCGGTATGCGCCCCGAACTTGCACAAACAGTAGTTTCTTTGGGAATCAGCTTTGATGGAATTTCGATTGCGGGAAATCTGTATCAGCAGCTTGAAGCGATGGGCTTTGAGTCAAAAACGAAATAA